In one Planktothrix serta PCC 8927 genomic region, the following are encoded:
- a CDS encoding type II toxin-antitoxin system VapC family toxin: MRLLLDTHTLLWFFMGNSQLTDKVHDLIENTQNQKLISVASVWEMAIKQSQNKLNLENNAADYIEEKIKWSDFELLPIHLNHLRLLSHLSFYHKDPFDRLLIVQSIQENIPILSKDIAFDAYPTQRIWD, encoded by the coding sequence ATGCGGTTACTTCTTGATACTCATACGTTACTCTGGTTTTTTATGGGAAATTCCCAGTTAACCGATAAGGTGCACGATTTAATAGAAAATACTCAAAATCAAAAGCTGATTAGTGTAGCCAGTGTTTGGGAAATGGCGATTAAACAGAGTCAAAACAAGTTGAATTTAGAGAATAACGCAGCCGATTATATTGAGGAAAAAATTAAATGGTCTGATTTTGAGCTATTGCCGATTCATCTCAATCATTTAAGGCTATTATCCCATCTTTCATTTTATCATAAAGATCCTTTTGATAGACTGTTAATTGTTCAATCTATCCAAGAAAATATCCCGATTTTGAGTAAAGATATTGCTTTCGATGCTTATCCAACTCAAAGAATTTGGGACTAA
- a CDS encoding CHAT domain-containing protein, whose translation MTNSSQDAPTQQPNPLLILIGINIGIKLQNAGKFKKALRCFIYALEADSNRVDVWYRIGNCWQNLGYLEDAIASYNACNQRSLVQQNIWFQAASQFCLGQCYVSLQQQDQAILVYRLAYQLFSQVENNLHTQQSWDYLDKIGNELLNNQQFESAIQYYHSLLEVVKLVNNQQNLSSVLQSLGKVYYWQNQDELAIECHRQMLDISRRLSDGEMENTALRWLTSETWRLGQIETAIDYFKQRLGVIQRLQRPQEQPEILDWIIKGYKQLNQLENTIDYYQQKLGLLREKQDFLTEYQTLYELGGVYFSLKQYPLAIDFFQAGLNLEPSLEQPYYHANLNYMLGLIYLALNQASEAIASFEKAVAVYEQQEQSQEWVIRASEYLEKLYQQTEDFEKLIPILEKRLSRLRESQDRSNEYSLLYKIAGLYYQLKNYSQAGDYYNSALGVAQGLTPRQPGLEANAYYMLGLMCQCLQRWEEGLLNYREALRFYTELNNQEWVEHSRNKVQELERILANRSSVSISQGDPQLDFLLDVLQAVLESRGNPQIVYPLFQQNLDKLDENLADLLTKWATAKFKQISIEEATYMATVIVSFGDLIQQFSLGSRKKNLEISIAAYQAALEIYTREAFPEQWAMTQNNLANAYSERIKGEKADNIERAIETYQAALEIRTREAFPKDWATTQNNLAGAYWSRIKGEKADNIERAIETHQAGLEITTREAFPKQWADTQNNLANAYLSRIKGEKADNIESAIAFYQAALEITTRAAFPKDWAATQNNLALAYSNRIKGEKADNIKKAIAAYKAALEIRTRAAFPYDYLQTSYNLGRAYQDIQQWQLAYETFDNAIETLEEIRAGIVKGGDADKQKLAEEWQYLYQRMVEVCIELKNYTAAIEYVERSKTRNLVELLATRDLYPKGDIPQTVKDELDRLRRNIETEQRRLEIEERTRKPFGDGTTGERSPNIAALQTPPPDRSRLNKLWQKLDKLITRDITPIDGDFRLTQKVEPIPFSDIQALTGDNTAILEWYILSDRFVVFIVTPPPLTPAYQSGELQTSEPPLLRGAGGIKPSEPSEDPPLTPPYQRGELENSEPPFLRGAGGIKLWQSTPEDYNALIAWADDYLTAYRTDKQQWQNTLTSRLQRLGEILHFDQLLNIIGEKCDRLVLIPNRFLHLFPLHALPISQDRLGELTSSSGVGARRASPLQESVILMDLFSGGVSYAPSCQLLQTAKNRQRPDFSQLFAIQNPTEDLAYTDLEVNSIRTYFNSSRGVADFGYDFYLLAIAKLLNTQYFRLLDFHFHTLVQQRPSRILVHENAKKSTFNLEQQTTLKTANCHHFSCHGYFNFENPILSALLFADCYLEPPPSPLDPSRHLRLEKGQTLDLSECLTLGDVFTLDLRCCRLVTLSACETGLIDFQSNSDEYIGLPSGFLVAGSTNVVSSLWAVSDISTAILMIKFYQLLRKGEEVAIALNHAQNWLRNATKAELLAWIDLGNKMQLRQSLQNMNDNDKPFASPYYWAAFCAIGK comes from the coding sequence ATGACTAATAGTTCCCAGGACGCGCCGACTCAACAGCCTAATCCTTTGCTAATCCTAATCGGGATTAATATAGGAATTAAGTTACAGAATGCTGGTAAGTTCAAAAAGGCTTTACGTTGTTTCATTTATGCCTTAGAAGCTGATTCTAATCGGGTTGATGTTTGGTATAGAATCGGGAATTGTTGGCAAAATTTAGGTTATCTTGAAGATGCGATCGCATCCTATAACGCTTGTAATCAACGTTCTTTAGTTCAACAAAATATCTGGTTTCAAGCAGCTTCTCAATTCTGTTTAGGTCAATGTTATGTTTCCCTACAACAACAAGACCAAGCCATCCTAGTCTATCGTTTAGCTTATCAGTTATTTAGTCAAGTTGAAAATAATCTCCACACTCAGCAATCTTGGGATTATCTCGATAAAATTGGAAATGAGTTGCTAAATAATCAACAATTTGAGTCAGCAATTCAATATTATCATAGTTTATTAGAAGTTGTCAAGTTGGTTAATAATCAACAAAACTTATCTTCGGTGTTACAGAGTTTAGGAAAAGTATATTATTGGCAAAATCAGGATGAATTAGCAATAGAATGTCATCGGCAAATGTTAGATATTTCTCGGCGTTTGTCTGATGGGGAAATGGAAAATACGGCTTTACGATGGTTAACTTCTGAAACTTGGCGACTGGGACAAATCGAAACCGCTATCGACTATTTTAAACAACGGTTAGGGGTGATTCAAAGGTTGCAGCGTCCCCAGGAACAGCCAGAAATTTTAGATTGGATTATTAAAGGATATAAACAGTTAAATCAATTAGAAAATACAATTGACTATTATCAACAAAAATTAGGGTTACTGCGAGAAAAACAGGATTTCTTAACAGAATATCAAACCCTATATGAGTTAGGTGGCGTTTATTTTAGTTTAAAACAATATCCTTTAGCAATTGATTTTTTTCAAGCTGGATTAAATTTAGAACCGAGTTTAGAACAACCCTATTATCACGCTAACTTAAATTATATGTTAGGGTTGATTTACTTGGCTTTGAATCAAGCTTCAGAGGCGATCGCATCTTTTGAAAAAGCAGTTGCCGTTTATGAGCAGCAAGAGCAAAGCCAAGAATGGGTGATTAGAGCATCAGAATATTTAGAGAAATTATATCAACAAACAGAAGACTTTGAAAAATTAATTCCTATTTTAGAAAAACGCTTAAGCCGACTCCGAGAAAGTCAGGATCGGTCTAATGAGTATTCGCTTTTATATAAAATTGCAGGGTTATATTATCAACTCAAAAATTACAGTCAGGCTGGGGATTATTATAACTCGGCTTTAGGTGTTGCCCAAGGGTTAACGCCAAGACAACCAGGGTTAGAAGCAAATGCTTATTATATGTTGGGGTTAATGTGTCAGTGTTTGCAAAGATGGGAGGAAGGGTTATTAAATTATCGGGAAGCGTTGAGGTTTTATACTGAATTAAATAATCAAGAATGGGTTGAGCATAGTCGAAACAAAGTGCAGGAGTTAGAGAGGATTTTAGCAAATCGTTCATCAGTTTCTATTTCTCAGGGTGATCCTCAGCTTGATTTTCTTTTGGATGTGTTGCAAGCGGTTTTAGAAAGTCGAGGGAATCCTCAAATTGTTTATCCCCTATTTCAACAAAACCTGGATAAACTCGATGAAAATTTAGCCGATCTTTTAACGAAGTGGGCAACTGCTAAATTTAAACAAATTTCCATAGAAGAAGCGACCTATATGGCCACAGTTATTGTCAGCTTTGGTGATTTAATTCAACAATTTTCCCTGGGAAGCCGCAAGAAAAATTTAGAGATTAGTATCGCTGCCTACCAAGCTGCTTTAGAAATTTATACTCGTGAAGCATTTCCTGAACAATGGGCAATGACTCAGAATAATCTGGCTAATGCCTATTCGGAGCGAATAAAAGGGGAAAAAGCCGATAATATTGAACGGGCAATCGAAACCTACCAAGCTGCTTTAGAAATTAGAACCCGTGAAGCTTTTCCTAAAGATTGGGCAACCACTCAAAATAATCTGGCTGGTGCCTATTGGAGTAGAATAAAAGGGGAAAAAGCTGATAATATTGAACGGGCAATCGAAACCCACCAAGCTGGTTTAGAAATTACAACCCGTGAAGCATTTCCTAAACAATGGGCGGACACTCAAAATAATCTGGCTAATGCCTATTTGAGTAGAATAAAAGGGGAAAAAGCGGATAATATTGAATCGGCAATCGCATTCTATCAAGCAGCATTAGAAATTACAACCCGTGCAGCTTTTCCTAAAGATTGGGCAGCCACTCAAAATAATCTGGCTCTTGCCTATTCTAATCGAATAAAAGGAGAAAAAGCCGATAATATTAAAAAGGCGATCGCAGCCTACAAAGCCGCTTTAGAAATTAGAACCCGTGCAGCATTTCCTTACGATTATTTACAAACGTCATATAATTTAGGACGGGCTTATCAAGATATTCAACAATGGCAGTTAGCTTATGAAACCTTTGATAATGCCATTGAAACCCTCGAAGAAATACGGGCAGGAATTGTTAAAGGAGGAGATGCAGATAAACAGAAATTAGCCGAAGAATGGCAATATCTTTATCAACGAATGGTGGAAGTTTGCATCGAACTGAAAAACTATACCGCCGCCATAGAATATGTTGAACGCAGCAAAACCCGTAACCTCGTTGAACTGTTGGCAACCCGTGACCTTTACCCCAAAGGCGATATTCCCCAAACTGTCAAAGATGAACTCGACCGTCTGCGTCGAAACATCGAAACCGAACAACGCCGCCTGGAAATCGAAGAACGCACCCGCAAACCCTTTGGGGACGGGACAACCGGAGAACGTAGCCCCAATATCGCCGCCCTGCAAACCCCACCCCCAGATCGTAGCCGTCTCAACAAACTGTGGCAAAAACTTGATAAACTAATTACCCGTGATATTACCCCCATTGACGGTGATTTCCGCCTCACCCAAAAGGTTGAACCCATCCCCTTTAGCGATATTCAAGCGTTGACGGGGGACAATACCGCGATTTTGGAATGGTATATTTTAAGCGATCGCTTTGTAGTATTTATTGTTACTCCACCCCCCCTAACCCCTGCTTATCAAAGTGGGGAACTGCAAACTTCAGAACCCCCCTTATTAAGGGGGGCAGGGGGGATCAAACCTTCAGAACCCTCAGAAGATCCCCCCCTAACCCCCCCTTATCAAAGGGGGGAACTGGAAAACTCAGAACCCCCTTTTTTAAGGGGGGCAGGGGGGATCAAACTCTGGCAGTCCACCCCCGAAGACTATAACGCCTTGATAGCATGGGCTGACGACTACCTCACCGCCTACCGAACAGATAAACAACAATGGCAAAACACCCTAACCTCCCGTCTGCAACGTCTGGGGGAAATCTTACATTTTGACCAACTCCTCAATATTATCGGGGAAAAATGCGATCGCCTGGTACTTATTCCTAACCGTTTTCTGCATTTATTCCCCCTTCATGCTTTACCGATATCTCAAGATCGTTTAGGAGAGTTAACTTCCTCGTCAGGGGTAGGGGCGAGGCGCGCCTCGCCCCTACAGGAGTCTGTCATTTTAATGGATCTGTTTTCCGGTGGGGTGAGTTATGCGCCCAGTTGTCAACTATTACAAACGGCAAAAAACCGTCAGCGTCCCGATTTTTCTCAACTATTTGCCATTCAAAATCCGACAGAAGATTTAGCCTATACCGACTTAGAAGTTAACAGTATTCGGACTTATTTTAATTCGAGTCGTGGCGTTGCTGATTTTGGGTATGATTTTTATTTATTAGCGATCGCTAAACTATTAAATACCCAATACTTCAGACTATTAGATTTTCATTTTCATACCTTGGTTCAGCAACGCCCGAGTCGTATTCTAGTCCATGAAAACGCCAAAAAATCCACCTTTAATTTAGAACAACAAACTACCCTAAAAACGGCTAACTGTCACCATTTTTCCTGTCACGGTTATTTTAATTTTGAGAATCCTATTTTGTCCGCATTACTATTCGCAGACTGTTACCTAGAACCCCCACCTTCGCCCCTTGATCCCAGTCGCCATCTTCGCCTAGAAAAAGGTCAAACCCTCGATCTGAGTGAATGTTTAACCTTGGGGGATGTGTTTACATTGGATTTGCGTTGCTGTCGTTTAGTCACCCTTTCCGCCTGTGAAACGGGGTTAATTGATTTTCAATCTAATAGTGATGAATATATTGGTTTACCGAGTGGGTTTTTGGTGGCGGGTTCGACTAATGTTGTTAGTTCTCTGTGGGCGGTGAGTGATATTTCTACAGCTATTTTAATGATTAAATTTTATCAATTATTGCGGAAGGGTGAGGAAGTTGCGATCGCGTTAAATCATGCTCAAAACTGGTTAAGAAATGCGACCAAAGCCGAATTATTAGCTTGGATCGATCTGGGGAATAAAATGCAGTTGCGTCAGTCTTTACAGAACATGAATGATAATGATAAACCCTTTGCTTCTCCCTATTATTGGGCTGCATTTTGTGCGATCGGGAAATAA
- the fghA gene encoding S-formylglutathione hydrolase, producing MISTLNKISESLCFGGKVGFYRHFSALCNSEMGFSVYQPPQAQSHPVPVLYYLSGLTCTEENFTIKAGVQRLAAKYGLMVVVPDTSPRNTGIPGENDTWDLGTGAGFYLDATVEPWSRHYRMYSYIVEELPQLITEQFPVIPNQQGIFGHSMGGHGALVCALRNPEQYLSVSAFAPIMAPMRCPWGQKAFNAYLGANQDEWRNYDASELVQRGQFNRPILIDIGTADPFLQEQLLPEVFQKACAAVGQVLTLRMQPGYDHSYYFIATFIEDHIRHHAIALT from the coding sequence ATGATCTCTACCCTGAACAAAATCAGTGAAAGTTTATGCTTTGGCGGTAAAGTCGGCTTCTATCGTCATTTTTCCGCCCTCTGTAATAGCGAGATGGGATTTTCCGTCTACCAACCGCCCCAAGCTCAATCTCACCCTGTTCCCGTACTCTACTACCTTTCGGGGTTAACCTGTACGGAAGAAAACTTTACGATTAAAGCAGGCGTCCAACGGTTAGCTGCAAAATACGGCTTAATGGTCGTTGTACCCGATACCAGCCCCCGCAATACCGGAATACCAGGGGAAAATGACACCTGGGACTTAGGAACTGGGGCGGGATTTTATCTCGATGCGACGGTAGAACCCTGGAGTCGTCATTATCGGATGTACAGTTATATCGTCGAGGAGTTACCCCAACTCATCACCGAACAGTTTCCCGTCATTCCGAATCAACAGGGGATTTTCGGTCATTCTATGGGGGGACATGGGGCGTTAGTCTGTGCGTTACGCAACCCTGAACAATATTTATCCGTTTCTGCTTTTGCTCCGATTATGGCCCCGATGCGTTGTCCTTGGGGTCAAAAAGCCTTTAATGCTTATTTAGGAGCAAATCAAGACGAGTGGCGCAATTATGACGCCAGTGAATTAGTCCAGCGAGGACAATTTAATCGTCCGATTTTAATTGATATTGGCACGGCTGATCCGTTTTTACAAGAACAATTATTACCCGAAGTTTTTCAAAAAGCTTGTGCTGCGGTCGGACAGGTTTTAACCTTACGAATGCAGCCCGGATATGATCATAGTTATTATTTTATTGCCACATTTATCGAGGATCATATTCGTCATCATGCGATCGCATTAACTTAA
- a CDS encoding ribonuclease III domain-containing protein has protein sequence MINPNFVKHQLKIKAFHHQELLEIALTHPDAISENLDLTPEEQKLRTLEYLGISRLGSNLFSQMVSDYLYLHCSHLGSATCTLLKSDLVSPAILAQLTIKINLDQGSDLGKNYPLKPDFEQEKVLSELFEAVVGAVYLEWERDFEKTYNWLANQFLAGVVNQILMDLFIEFVPAADWDANFYPWFGSNHLTCPSKKSASKSTSLFCS, from the coding sequence ATGATTAATCCAAATTTTGTCAAACACCAACTTAAAATTAAGGCTTTTCACCATCAAGAATTGTTAGAAATTGCCTTAACTCATCCTGATGCGATTAGCGAAAACTTAGATTTAACTCCCGAAGAACAGAAGTTAAGAACCTTAGAATATTTGGGAATTAGTCGTTTAGGTTCTAACCTGTTTAGCCAGATGGTGAGTGATTATCTCTATCTGCACTGTTCCCATTTAGGATCAGCAACCTGTACTTTGTTAAAAAGTGATTTAGTCAGTCCCGCTATTTTAGCACAATTAACGATAAAAATCAATCTGGATCAAGGAAGTGATTTAGGGAAAAATTATCCGTTAAAACCCGACTTTGAACAAGAAAAAGTATTATCGGAACTGTTTGAAGCGGTGGTCGGTGCTGTATATTTAGAGTGGGAGCGAGATTTTGAGAAAACCTATAATTGGTTAGCGAATCAATTTTTAGCAGGGGTTGTGAATCAAATTCTGATGGATTTATTTATCGAATTTGTTCCGGCTGCGGACTGGGATGCTAATTTTTATCCTTGGTTTGGTTCTAATCATTTAACCTGTCCTTCTAAAAAATCGGCATCAAAATCAACCTCTCTTTTCTGCTCCTAA
- a CDS encoding S-(hydroxymethyl)glutathione dehydrogenase/class III alcohol dehydrogenase, with product MDVKAAVAWEAGKPLTLETVQLEGPKEGEVLVEIKATGICHTDAYTLSGDDPEGLFPAILGHEGAGIVVEVGSGVKSLKPGDHVIPLYIPECRQCEYCLSFKTNLCQAIRGTQGRGLMPDGSSRFSKNGEMIHHYMGTSTFSNYTVLPEISLAKIREDAPFDKVCYIGCGVTTGLGAVINTAKVEPGSNVVVFGLGGIGLNVIQGAKMVGANKIIGVDLNPAKKAIAEKFGMTHFVNPKEIEGDLVSYLVELTQGGADYSFECIGNVKVMRQALECCHKGWGVSVIIGVAGAGQEISTRPFQLVTGRVWKGTAFGGAKGRTDVPKIVDWYMEGKINIDDLITHVMPIDRINQAFDLMHQGESIRTVVTF from the coding sequence ATGGATGTTAAAGCCGCCGTTGCGTGGGAAGCCGGAAAACCGTTAACCTTAGAAACCGTTCAACTTGAAGGGCCAAAAGAGGGAGAAGTCTTAGTTGAAATTAAGGCGACAGGAATTTGTCATACCGATGCTTATACCCTTTCTGGGGATGATCCTGAAGGGTTATTTCCTGCTATTTTAGGTCATGAAGGCGCCGGAATTGTCGTTGAAGTAGGTTCTGGGGTAAAAAGTCTTAAACCCGGAGATCATGTGATTCCTTTGTATATTCCCGAATGTCGTCAATGTGAATATTGTTTAAGTTTTAAGACGAATTTGTGTCAAGCTATTCGGGGAACTCAAGGACGAGGTTTAATGCCCGATGGTAGTAGTCGTTTTTCTAAAAATGGTGAGATGATTCATCATTATATGGGAACATCTACCTTTTCTAATTATACCGTTTTACCGGAAATTTCCCTAGCCAAAATTCGAGAAGATGCTCCTTTTGATAAAGTTTGTTATATTGGTTGTGGGGTAACAACGGGTCTTGGTGCTGTGATTAATACCGCTAAAGTTGAACCCGGATCAAATGTTGTGGTTTTTGGCTTAGGAGGGATAGGATTAAATGTAATTCAAGGGGCAAAAATGGTGGGGGCGAATAAAATTATTGGGGTTGATCTTAACCCCGCAAAAAAAGCCATTGCTGAAAAATTTGGTATGACCCATTTTGTTAACCCGAAGGAAATTGAAGGAGATTTAGTATCCTATTTAGTTGAATTAACTCAAGGCGGTGCGGATTATAGTTTTGAATGTATTGGTAACGTTAAGGTGATGCGTCAAGCCTTAGAATGTTGTCATAAAGGTTGGGGGGTGAGCGTAATTATTGGGGTCGCAGGTGCGGGTCAAGAAATTAGTACCCGTCCCTTTCAATTAGTCACCGGAAGGGTTTGGAAAGGAACAGCTTTTGGCGGAGCAAAAGGTCGGACGGATGTGCCTAAAATTGTTGATTGGTATATGGAAGGTAAAATTAATATTGATGATTTAATTACCCATGTTATGCCCATTGACCGAATTAATCAAGCCTTTGATTTGATGCACCAAGGAGAATCAATTCGGACTGTGGTAACATTTTAA
- a CDS encoding NCS2 family permease, whose product MNSNSTLAAIARFFNFQELQTNFRIEILAGVTTFVTMAYILVVNPAILSQAIFLQTSGDLFGELVIATALASALATLVMGLYAKYPFALAPGMGLNAYFAFSVVLGLGIPWRVALAAILIEGLIFIALTLSQFRTQIVKAIPEGIKHAVAAGIGLFIAYIALTGTKIIVTDAATTTTLGNLNDPTVLITIAGILITSALIARRITGALLLGILATAGLGWILGIAPWPKGIIGLPQLPVDLFGQGIIGLKQVLEVNFFQIFTIIFVFFFVDLFDTVGTLTGLGMKAGYINKQGEFPRVTEAFMADAVGTTTGAILGTSTVTTYIESASGISEGGRSGFTAVIVAILFTISIFFIPLLSAIPSFATAPTLIIVGVLMMGSVQYIHWDDPAESIPAFLTIFMMPLTYSIADGLAVGLITYPLIKSFQGKFHETNIAMWALAVIFILKFVFVGK is encoded by the coding sequence ATGAATTCTAATTCTACTTTAGCAGCGATCGCTCGTTTTTTTAACTTTCAAGAACTTCAGACTAATTTTAGGATTGAAATTCTAGCCGGAGTCACAACCTTTGTGACTATGGCTTATATTTTAGTGGTTAATCCAGCTATTTTATCCCAGGCTATTTTTCTCCAAACCTCCGGGGATTTATTTGGAGAATTAGTCATCGCCACTGCTCTCGCTTCCGCCTTAGCAACCTTAGTTATGGGATTATATGCTAAATATCCCTTTGCATTAGCACCCGGAATGGGATTAAACGCCTATTTTGCCTTTTCCGTAGTGTTAGGATTAGGTATTCCTTGGCGGGTTGCGTTAGCAGCTATTTTAATTGAAGGTTTAATTTTTATCGCCTTAACCCTAAGTCAATTTAGGACTCAAATTGTTAAAGCAATTCCTGAAGGAATTAAACACGCCGTCGCCGCCGGAATTGGTTTATTTATTGCTTATATTGCTTTAACGGGTACAAAAATTATTGTCACGGATGCAGCCACTACCACAACATTAGGAAACTTAAACGACCCGACTGTATTAATTACTATTGCTGGAATTTTAATTACTTCGGCTTTAATTGCTCGTCGAATTACTGGAGCCTTATTATTAGGAATTTTAGCAACAGCCGGCTTAGGATGGATTTTAGGAATTGCCCCCTGGCCAAAAGGAATTATTGGTTTACCTCAATTACCCGTTGATTTATTCGGTCAAGGAATTATTGGGTTAAAACAAGTCTTAGAAGTGAATTTTTTCCAGATATTTACGATTATCTTTGTGTTTTTCTTTGTGGATTTATTCGATACGGTGGGAACTCTAACGGGATTAGGAATGAAAGCAGGTTATATTAATAAACAGGGGGAATTTCCTCGTGTTACAGAAGCGTTTATGGCCGATGCAGTGGGAACCACAACGGGGGCAATTTTGGGCACTTCAACGGTAACAACTTATATTGAATCTGCATCAGGAATTTCTGAAGGGGGAAGAAGTGGGTTTACGGCGGTAATTGTGGCAATATTATTCACGATTTCAATATTCTTTATTCCTCTATTATCCGCTATTCCTAGTTTTGCAACGGCTCCGACTTTAATCATTGTAGGAGTGTTAATGATGGGAAGTGTGCAATATATTCATTGGGATGACCCCGCAGAGTCTATTCCTGCCTTTTTAACAATTTTTATGATGCCATTAACTTATTCCATCGCCGACGGTTTAGCCGTTGGTTTAATTACTTATCCTCTGATTAAATCCTTTCAAGGAAAGTTCCATGAAACTAATATAGCAATGTGGGCTTTAGCTGTTATTTTTATTTTGAAGTTTGTTTTTGTTGGGAAATAA